The genomic interval AAACCTTTTCTTATTAAAACGTAAGTTCTGTTCCTTTACAAGAATTTTATATAAAGTTCCCTGTTCCTGTTCCTGCCATTgccatcagaagaaaacagtgtaaTGTCACAAATCATATGACATGTCACCAACTATTTTGTTTTCAATGTCTGTACAGAATTTGCCAACTCTGCCTTTTTAGGTTCTGCATTTCAGTTCAAATTTCAGTTTCCAAATATCACAACATACATAGCTCAGCGTTTCCAGTGAAAGATCTAACAGGAGTACAAATGAGCCTTTCTAATCCTTTCTCACAGGCAAGGCTAACTAGAAATAACAATAGTTTAAACCAGTTTCAAGAAACGTGTTGATGAGAGACAGCAGGTAAATGAATGCACTTTACAATTTCATAATAGCAGCGCAGGTTAGTCATGTGATGTACTCTGGACATTCACCACTAGGAAACAGAGAAGCTGTGAAAGTAAAAACTATAGCTCTTGATAGCCTGCACTGAAGTATAGGTCAAGTCGTATAGTCAACTAAGATTTTCACTTTTATGAacaagaggagctgaggaggacaTAAGAATCCTGAATCCTATTCTGCTTTCTGAATTAATCACTTTAGTAATTGCATGCTGTTTCATCTGATACAATAGGAGCTTCAGAAATACTTACTAATGAGAATTTGAGTGCATATGTGTATCAAAGGGTGACATTGGCCCCTTTGCCTTTAGTATAGAGAACCTTAAGAAAAATATGGTGTTATTCTGCTGTTCTTACAAGGATGTGAATTTAGTTATTGGATTTAGTCAGGAAGACTAAATATGTAGCAGTAGTTTCCAAATTGAACGGTAACATACTGCTCCGCCACCCTTCCATGCTGTTGACAGCCTCCTTAtactaaaaagggagaaaaacaatttttaccCATGGCACATTTTTGCTCAGCACTGCTACGTGTGGAATATCACAGACTGGGGGACCATTGGCACAGACAAAAAGTTGCCACCGTTTGATTGAGAGACCAAATAATCTTCCATCCTATATTTATGTCTGTCTTTCCTGTTTATTATGTCAAAAATACTCTGCAAAATATAACGGATGCCGTTATACAAGCAATCAGCAGCAGTTGGTGCATAGATCATAGTGGTTGATGTATAGGCAGATGTTGGTCTAAAATTAGAATGCTGGGctgtattttatatgtatgtgcatTAGGTTCATTTTAGAAGCTGTGTCCGCTATTGTAGGCTTTTCTCCATAAAATGAAGGAGATTAGGAAGGTGGGCTAGCTGACTacctgaagtcccttccaacctgatgTATTGTATGATCCTGTGAAGAAGGTTGGGGCATTTGACTTAAATATATCATTGAAAGCCGAGATACAGTTTTCAGAAAGGCCCTGAAGCTCACCTTCATGTTTTTAAGAGTGTCTCAGCATGCTATATGCATTATTATAGCAGAAGGATAAACTCTTAAGAAAGCAAAAACTGCAATCTCATTTCCATCCTTTATCAGCAATGGCTTAACTTATAAAGGAAAACCACAACCATGTAAAGGGGAAGCGGTGGTATATGCCATAAAGGATACTGGGAATGACAGCAACGCATGATATTACAGATATGGCCATCCTTATGTGACACACAAGATAAGTATTCCATTGAGGACAGGACTTGTAAGAGATAATAGACTGAAGTGTAATGTATATAACACCAGAGCCAAATGCCACCAAAGCTCCTATGTCATGGACACTGGGAACAGACAGCTCCTGGAAAGAGAATTAGCACAATGGTTAGCTGTTACGGCTTGTACAGTGGTAGGGAGTCATTGCAGCCACACTATGCTGGGCATGAACAAACAGCAGGACACAGTCCCTTTTCCCAAGTCCACACAGGtaagatggaagaaaaaggtGAAAGAGTAATTTTCCAACCATGTCCAAAGCCATCAGATCAAAGTTAGAACATGGAAAAGCACAGACCGGTTTTAATGCTGTGTAACAATTGGTCTATTATGACCTACTGTTTCCACAAACAGGAACTGCACTGTGTTTTTCTTAAGAGGTTCCATTACCTCCTTTTTCACTCTCCCCTGCCagagattttcattcttttatgcTGAAAGCTGAATTCGTATTTGTGTAGCCATACTTGAACTTGGTAAGGTTTCATGGGAGCTGATCTAAACTGGGACTGCTATAGCTTTATCCTCCCTTTCAGTGGCCAGCTAAGAAGCTCCAGCAAATGAGTCAGCAGAAAATTAATtatatgttttaaagaaaagtgtttcCCAAAATAAGCTCTTGATATGAAGGACTTCCACTGTCAGTCCCTTGAACTATTCAGCCTTTTTACTCTTTCCTACATCATCAGCTACTTTTATTCAGTGTCTCCGTTGCTGAGGATAAAGTTCCTGTGTCACTACATGTGGCCTCTATTTTTGTAATACCCTACCTATGGAAGGTTCTTTCCTTTAAACATGAACAAGTAGAACGCCCAGTAATAAAACACATGAAGATTCCACAGAAATTCTTTGACTCTAAATGTTTCAAAAAATTACAAATACTAACTTATGCCACCTTGGAATCTAATGCCAGATAGATAAGCTGGCTTTAAAGCTGTTTTCTGTCATGAGAGCATATCAAAACATGCGCTATGATCTGACCTACCACAGATCTACTTTTGTGATTCACGAAAACACATCAATATccttttattatatattttaatatccttCCTGGCTGGAGGccgctgttttctttttcttctaacgATGATTATTTTCAtgtgctcttttttattttcttttcctatgctGTTCTTTCTACtcactcccctctctctctctctgtgatgTATTAAGTTCTGTCAGATTTTAAAGCACATTAAAAGCcttaaaaagttatttaagcGCCTTCTCAAGTAtacttgcattttcttcttctgtcctaCCTTTTGCCTTCCATATAGGAACAACAGGATTTTGTATGGAAAGCATTAAGCAAGCTTAACTTTGGCTTTGCATTCAGCCCTACAGAAAATACATAGAACTTTTCTTACATAACTCTCACTCTTGTTCCTATCAAGCTCTTAGAGCTTCCCTACAAACCACATCACACACAACTCCTACAGAACCGTGGGAACCATTGGTAGATCTGGTGCAGCAGACCTCGTAAGCCTTCTAGTCAAAGACAGGGAGCTCTCTTTTAATCATGTGTAATATTCAGAAGGCAAAACAGACCTGCTGAGACCTGGATTTTTGCTTTGCCTTGTTCATGAAGGGCTGAGGGTTTTTTGATTCCGTGTCCAGTCATCTTTTTAACGGTATTCCTCCattgtcttttatttctgtatttcaagtATTGTGTTATTTAAAGCGAAGAACAAACTTCTTATTCATGACCACTGCTTATTTTCTCAGAAACTCTTCCCCTTTAGAGGATACACTGCTAGTGTTTTCTCCCACCCTTTTTCTCATGTTTGCTAAGTGTTCAGAGAGCAGCACTATTAAAACCCCATGTTGCCTATTGTATCCTACCTTAAagcaaaaggagggaaaaaacgtTCCTCACAATTAATTATGCCAGTTAAAAGACTCACCACAAATGGCATTAGATttgtataaataaaagcaaaccttAAATATTCACAGAGAAATTTCACACTGAAGTCTTTTTAACAAACTAGATATTTTGCTTtggggagagagaaaataaagtgaCACCCCATAGTGTCAGTCAGCTCTGCTACAGTACTCAGATATGGAGTTAGCTCACCAGCTGGGGAAAAATAGTTGTTAAGAAACAAACAGCGCACATGGATGTGAATTTCCTGTGTGACTCACTGGTTACAGGGACTAGGTTGAATGCTAAAGAAACATAACTTCTAATTCCTGGCCCTTGAGCAATCGCCTGACCTTGAACAAACCTCACAGCCTCTCCATTTCTCAGTTCTTCTACTAGTAAATGAGAGTGTACTGTTCACTAGTTGCTCACTATACCCTACAGTTAAAAGGACCAAGACTGCACTTTTTCCAGTACAGACATGTAACAAGACAAGCACACACAAAACCCCTTACTGGCATTACTATGCAAGCAAAAAATCTAGTTTACAGGGAGAAACCAAATCTGCCTTTTTAAAGCTACTAAAAGAAGTCAGGAGCAAGACATTCTTACTCCTTTTGCCAAGTATCCACACCGGGGTGATGTTAACCATTCTGATCTGTTTGATTGTTTGACTGCTAAAACaacttaaaatttatttatgaTCTGAAATTCATGATCATACCTGAAAAGTTGCAACAATGGCCATTCCAACACAACCCATCAATCCAATAAACAATGAAAGTATGTTGAATGAGGAACTAATAAAGTGTGATGactcattttgcttttctattatTAAATATCTGATGTACATTGTAGCTAcacctaaaaaacaaaaaaaaatgttgttcaaTGATCATGTATCTCTTACCTTTTAATACCTTGCCCTGTAACACATTTGCATATAGAATGAAATTATAAGCATGGTACAATAAATTATACTCTCTGTAGTTCCGGGATACAGAAGAAAGGTAGCAAATTCTAGAtgcattattttcaaatacagctATCTTAGCATTATCTTGACATTGCATATTAATGTCATCTAGAAATAACTGTGAATCAGTTCaagaaaaacactattttaaatcCCATTCTCCTGTGTATTTTAGGCAGAGAGGCATCTGCATTTCACATTAGGAAGGGAGGAGCTCATCACAGGAAGATGAACCACCAACCAAAAATTGGAGAATTCATTCTACTCTTGATGCTCTGGTACCAGAACTACATGTCTTTATAACAGACGTCCTGAAGAATCAATACAGTTTTTGCAGAGTGTAAACAGCAAAAAACGTAACTAGCCCTGtaaccagaaaatattttcaaagcttttgggGCAACTCTGGCTCCTCCTTAGCGTAACAGAGGCCCCAAACCACTACACGCGGTTTTTAGTGCAGCCTACTTTCCTCCCACATGCAGTTCATTCCTAGCAAACATCTCTACTGAATTGGAAGACTGTGGTGCATTAGGGTATAACAAGTGTTCGCTGGATTCCATAAAGAACAATATTATAACACAGTTTGACAGCACAAAACTTTGCTTCAGTCTAtctacagctggaaaaataaatcagGTAACTTTGTCCAAGCACTAAGACGTTATACACAACACACCAAGTCACTGTGCCTGAATGAGACCCTTAGAGAAGGTATAATATGGGATTTCACTTTTCCGTGAAGGCTATTTAGCGAGTACATATACACAGAGTTAGGCAGCTCTTGATCCTCCATTCCCTAAAAATGGATAGGAAGTGCCATACTTCCTGTTTCAGGTTTTGCAGAGATTTAGTGGAGGAGTAAGCATCTCACAGAGTAAGCCAAGTATTGTTCCATCACTATTCTTCCCCTTTCCGCTCTACCCTATAACCTAACACCTTCCTACATCAAAGATACCGTTGGTGCACACTAATTATGCCATCTCCTTCCACTTATTTCCAGCTGCATTGACTACTTTGCACTGATGAGCTGCTCTTCAGAGACAGGAGAAATGCTTTGAACACCTCCTCACTTACTGACTCCAAGGAACTGGCCCTCTGGATATTGCTTCCATCTGGATGATATTATCGGAAGTCTGTGGAGTACTTTTTCTGTAGAATTTTGTATGGACTGCAAATATAAGCAGACAGCTTTTGCtagatttcatttctttgttgTGTTCAGACCAAGTACATTATACATACCTAAAAGTGATGAAATATTAATCATAAAGCCAAAGATACCACTCTCTGGAGGTTCAGTTCCAGTGTCGCtaaagcaaggagagagagaagaaattaaaagttaTTTGAAATCTGTGACACACAAATGAGATGTACACATGAAATCCCAAGACTAATGTTACTTGTGTGAACTACTGTAAGACATTTAAACATGTAAAATGGAATGTCGCTTAATGTATACTTAAGCTTTATTTGTATTACTGAATCTTTgcctttagaaagaaaatatagttTTAGAGCATAGTATCTGAGCTGTAGTCTTCCTTTTCTGTATGCAGTGTGTAGAGATGTGATGGATTGGGATACTTTGCTCATGAACAACATAAATGGTCACATAAATGACATTTtagaaatgacatttcttttaTCAGACGAACTAATGCTGTGACAGAGTAAAATATATCTAATAGCATTCAGTATCCTAAGATGTTAGAGAATTGGGTTTAATTTCCTGATTTATTTGAGAGGATTTTACCCCAGGAGAGCAACTACGTTCCAATGCCTGGGAAAGTTCCTCGGCACCGTTTAATTTACTAATGTAGATATAGCTTAAGAGTACTCTAGGTCTAAGGTGCTGTAAGTCTTTTCTGCTGAAGCTGTTCCCCATTGCATTAAATAATTAGAAGTTCACTGGACCGGACAGATGAGGCATGAGCGCAAGAACGTCTACtgaatgtatgtgtatacatacatatatacatatttatatgaaaaatatatgttaTATAGGAGATGGAATATCTTCAACCAAGGGCACGCTGAGaaactttttccctctttccccacATATATGCAAACACCCACACAAATACCCATACCGGAGAATGGTCTTGCCTAGTGGGAAGGACATACTTCTGGGAATATGTGGGTTCAAGTCCCCTCAAGCAGAATTGTTTCATATTAGGTGAGTGCTCTGTTGAAGTAGAAATAAGTGCAATACCATCGCCTCTTTGCCCTATTGCGTCTTGTCAAAGGTGCAGCCATTCTGAGAGTATCTACCAGATCAGGCTCTAACAGCCAAGCCACTTGAAAACATGTAGTTTGTAAATCCTTAGAGAGCTCACATGTGAGCTGGGTTCTCACATGTGAGCTGGGTTCTCAGTTAGTCAGTCACCAATACCAAGAGGCACGGCTGTGTGTATGTAAACAGACATATCCAAAGAACTTTACTATCAGAAACCTAAATCTGTAAGAATTTTAGCTAATGCCAAAGTTAGGTGGAAACTGAGCAAAGGTTATGAGAATGAAAGTTTTTCTTAGGTGTCTGATGGCACAATTAGATACCAgctaaagagttttttttaatgtgttttgagAAGATAAATCCTACTGATTCCAATAGGGAGGCTGGATTAGTTTTCAGCGCTATACAGCTGAACTGCAGCCAAAATGACAGGTGCTCATAATGAATGCCTGATCTGTAGCATCCAAAAGAGAAAACTCACTAAATAATTaaccatttttaaagaaagtttttaaaaatttggtTTATTCAAGCTAGAAAACTAAGAACATTTCAAAGGATTTAGTTTTTTAGAAACTACGCTCTCTCTCAGTCTCCATATATGTTACAGAAGTGTTTGTGTAATCAGTTGCTAAGCTGATTTGCCAAGAATGGGAGTAAACTAAGAATAAGAAGAACCCTTTTCTATGAAAAGCTGATgcaacaaagagaagaaaaccttatattttcttttgacttGATTGTTTCCAAACCCTCAGATAGCAAAAGCTTGGGAGACCCAGGCTTTTAGACAAGCTTTTACAACTTACTCAAGCATTAGCAATCCCTAGTCATCCGTATCTTCTTCTTATGCTTTCCAAAAACTTGCTACAACATGCACTCTGCGTTATTCTTGATTCTCTTTGATAGTGGAATCAATGGCAATAATACGGTGACTCTCACTTTTCTGTTCGACATTTCTAAAAATCATTTTAGTCCTTGCTTCCTTTACCCATTTTTTAACCTTgaatttcatatattttcctcttctttctagaGTGTTTTACAAATACGACACGGGACTTCACTTAAAAATTGAGCCACTTGTGAAAATCTGGAAGGACTTTTGCAAATCAGAAACTGCTCTATGCTAAGTACTGCATTGTGATCACTTCAAAGCTTTTGAAGGGCTTTAGGTGAGAAGAGAATGGAATTGGCACATGCAAAGAAATTGGGTATTTGAAGTTCTTGGAACACTTCACATCATAAGAGCAATCCAAATAACCTGAAATTGCACTTAGCTGCATTCAGTTTTAATTCAAACTGTTCTCAAGCTAAAGCTTTATAGGGGGATTttgtattattcatttttaaactcaATAATCTTAGATACATTTTTTCAAGTACCTTCATATCAAGAATATTATATCTAAAATGTATTACAAAGTACTGCACTGGACTTTTAAGGACACAATCTTCTTAACATGATGCTTTCTACTGAAAAATCCCTACTGCTAAATGAAGACTTAGATATATGTTTTGTTTACTTCTGGGATTTTCTGGTCcgcagcttcagaaaaaaaaaaaattacaagtatTCTGTGATAGctattgtttttaatgaaaaagaaaaaataaaatggcatatATGAAACAAAAACTTGTGTTCACTTAATTTACAACAGTTCATAGGTGAGCACAGCCATCATGGAAAAGACGAGTAACTTGGTATCAAAATGACAGTATTTGTGTCACTGTCTCAAGAAGTAGAATTCTTCTAAGTCAAATAGTCTCCTGAAGAGtcgaaagaaagaagagaaagtagaGGAGAAAGGGAGTAAATATTTTAGGGCCAAAAGACTCGTCATCTTCACATTTTCTATATACCCATCATAAACTTTTTCTCTCTGAAGTCCACAAATTTTAAAGTAGGAATTAGCAGATTATATACTGCCAACACAGATATGACTGATCTAGAGGTACTAACTGACAGCATTTATCCTTCAGGAAATTCCCTTAAGTCTTTCACTGAAAATTCAAGCCACCAAATAGTCACCCTGGCACATCCAAATTTGTTTGGATTTTAAGTAGCATGAACACAAAAAGCTCATTTGGGCACAACCAAACGTGCTTCTAGACCCCAGGTgcaagaaaaactaaaattatattaattttgGTCTACtcagaaatgtatttatatgGTTTATTTGATAAAACATCAACACAGTTTCCATGAAAAACATAGACGTGACCTTTCTCTCATTGTGACAGCTGTTACATggtaaacaaataaa from Struthio camelus isolate bStrCam1 chromosome 1, bStrCam1.hap1, whole genome shotgun sequence carries:
- the DRAM1 gene encoding DNA damage-regulated autophagy modulator protein 1 isoform X2: MPGARLPRGMRCFMPGAACVPALLVTWSSAAFIIPYVVAVLAGHIDPLVPYISDTGTEPPESGIFGFMINISSLLGVATMYIRYLIIEKQNESSHFISSSFNILSLFIGLMGCVGMAIVATFQELSVPSVHDIGALVAFGSGVIYITLQSIISYKSCPQWNTYLVCHIRMAISVISCVAVIPMIVFASRISMTKIHWIPNEKCTIHIADT
- the DRAM1 gene encoding DNA damage-regulated autophagy modulator protein 1 isoform X1, whose protein sequence is MPGARLPRGMRCFMPGAACVPALLVTWSSAAFIIPYVVAVLAGHIDPLVPYISDTGTEPPESGIFGFMINISSLLGVATMYIRYLIIEKQNESSHFISSSFNILSLFIGLMGCVGMAIVATFQELSVPSVHDIGALVAFGSGVIYITLQSIISYKSCPQWNTYLVCHIRMAISVISCVAVIPMIVFASRISMTKIHWIPNEKDYVYHFVSAVCEWIVAFGFIFFFFTFIRDFQRVSLRISTEMHEDS